A genomic segment from Glycine soja cultivar W05 chromosome 18, ASM419377v2, whole genome shotgun sequence encodes:
- the LOC114394608 gene encoding 4-hydroxybenzoate polyprenyltransferase, mitochondrial isoform X4, producing MASALISRSSRRFLKPCSSSVSLYPAIFNPVISSQQSASQNPSQNPPFKLPQLQSFNFEFRKTTGSLSSFHLVAHVSTWPSKENKNHQSGGNVSSSWVELYLPRKVQPYARLARLDKPIGTWLLLWPCMWSITLAATPGHLPDFKMLALFGCGALLLRGAGCTINDLLDRDIDTMVERTKLRPVASGLLTPFQGLCFLGFQLLLGLGILLQLNNYSRVLGASSLLLVFSYPLMKRFTFWPQAFLGLTFNWGALLGWAAIKGSLDPSIVLPLYASGVFWTLVYDTIYAHQDKEDDLKVGVKSTALRFGDSTKEWITGFGIACLGGLAVSGFNAEIDLFQISGLELSYLVEFWLEDFHPSGYHPAY from the exons ATGGCATCGGCTTTGATCTCGCGTTCTTCGCGTAGGTTTCTCAAACCTTGTTCTTCTTCGGTATCTCTTTACCCTGCCATCTTCAATCCtgtgatttcttctcaacaATCGGCAAGCCAAAACCCCTCTCAAAATCCCCCATTCAAGCTACCCCAGCTCCaaagtttcaattttgagtTCCGTAAAACTACTGGGTCTCTCTCAAGTTTCCACCTTGTTGCGCACGTGTCCACGTGGCCTTCCAAGGAGAACAAGAACCACCAAAGTGGTGGTAATGTGAGTAGTAGTTGGGTTGAATTGTACTTGCCTAGGAAGGTTCAGCCCTATGCTCGCCTTGCTCGCCTTGATAAGCCAATTGGGACATGGTTGCTTCTATGGCCTTGTATGTG GTCAATTACCCTGGCTGCTACCCCAGGTCACCTTCCTGATTTTAAAATGTTGGCTCTGTTTGGATGTGGGGCTTTGCTTTTAAGAGGTGCCGGATGTACTATTAATGATCTCCTTGATCGGGATATTGATACAATG GTAGAACGGACAAAGTTGAGACCTGTGGCAAGTGGTCTTTTGACACCATTTCAAGGactttgttttcttggttttcAATTACTTTTGGGTCTTGGGATTCTTCTACAACTGAATAATTATAG CCGTGTTTTGGGTGCCTCATCCTTGTTGCTTGTCTTCTCCTATCCCCTCATGAAGAGGTTTACATTTTGG CCTCAAGCCTTTCTTGGGTTGACCTTTAACTGGGGGGCTTTGTTAGGATGGGCAGCAATTAAAGGAAGTCTGGATCCATCTATTGTGCTGCCACTCTATGCCTCTGGAGTATTTTGGACTCTTGTGTATGATACTATCTACGCACATCAG GACAAAGAAGATGACCTGAAAGTGGGAGTTAAATCAACAGCTTTGCGCTTTGGTGATTCAACAAAGGAGTGGATTACGGGGTTTGGGATTGCATGCCTTGGTGGTCTTGCTGTTAGTGGATTTAATGCTGAAATAG ATTTGTTTCAAATAAGTGGTTTGGAGCTATCATATTTGGTGGAATTCTGGCTGGAAGACTTTCATCCTAGCG GATATCATCCAGCGTATTAA
- the LOC114394608 gene encoding 4-hydroxybenzoate polyprenyltransferase, mitochondrial isoform X2, which yields MASALISRSSRRFLKPCSSSVSLYPAIFNPVISSQQSASQNPSQNPPFKLPQLQSFNFEFRKTTGSLSSFHLVAHVSTWPSKENKNHQSGGNVSSSWVELYLPRKVQPYARLARLDKPIGTWLLLWPCMWSITLAATPGHLPDFKMLALFGCGALLLRGAGCTINDLLDRDIDTMVERTKLRPVASGLLTPFQGLCFLGFQLLLGLGILLQLNNYSRVLGASSLLLVFSYPLMKRFTFWPQAFLGLTFNWGALLGWAAIKGSLDPSIVLPLYASGVFWTLVYDTIYAHQDKEDDLKVGVKSTALRFGDSTKEWITGFGIACLGGLAVSGFNAEIDLFQISGLELSYLVEFWLEDFHPSGTFFLTVHTHTHEQSNIVRISKLWTLECCI from the exons ATGGCATCGGCTTTGATCTCGCGTTCTTCGCGTAGGTTTCTCAAACCTTGTTCTTCTTCGGTATCTCTTTACCCTGCCATCTTCAATCCtgtgatttcttctcaacaATCGGCAAGCCAAAACCCCTCTCAAAATCCCCCATTCAAGCTACCCCAGCTCCaaagtttcaattttgagtTCCGTAAAACTACTGGGTCTCTCTCAAGTTTCCACCTTGTTGCGCACGTGTCCACGTGGCCTTCCAAGGAGAACAAGAACCACCAAAGTGGTGGTAATGTGAGTAGTAGTTGGGTTGAATTGTACTTGCCTAGGAAGGTTCAGCCCTATGCTCGCCTTGCTCGCCTTGATAAGCCAATTGGGACATGGTTGCTTCTATGGCCTTGTATGTG GTCAATTACCCTGGCTGCTACCCCAGGTCACCTTCCTGATTTTAAAATGTTGGCTCTGTTTGGATGTGGGGCTTTGCTTTTAAGAGGTGCCGGATGTACTATTAATGATCTCCTTGATCGGGATATTGATACAATG GTAGAACGGACAAAGTTGAGACCTGTGGCAAGTGGTCTTTTGACACCATTTCAAGGactttgttttcttggttttcAATTACTTTTGGGTCTTGGGATTCTTCTACAACTGAATAATTATAG CCGTGTTTTGGGTGCCTCATCCTTGTTGCTTGTCTTCTCCTATCCCCTCATGAAGAGGTTTACATTTTGG CCTCAAGCCTTTCTTGGGTTGACCTTTAACTGGGGGGCTTTGTTAGGATGGGCAGCAATTAAAGGAAGTCTGGATCCATCTATTGTGCTGCCACTCTATGCCTCTGGAGTATTTTGGACTCTTGTGTATGATACTATCTACGCACATCAG GACAAAGAAGATGACCTGAAAGTGGGAGTTAAATCAACAGCTTTGCGCTTTGGTGATTCAACAAAGGAGTGGATTACGGGGTTTGGGATTGCATGCCTTGGTGGTCTTGCTGTTAGTGGATTTAATGCTGAAATAG ATTTGTTTCAAATAAGTGGTTTGGAGCTATCATATTTGGTGGAATTCTGGCTGGAAGACTTTCATCCTAGCGGTACATTTTTCCTTAcagtacacacacacacacatgaacAATCAAACATTGTTCGCATATCAAAACTCTGGACCTTAGAATGCTGTATCTGA
- the LOC114394608 gene encoding 4-hydroxybenzoate polyprenyltransferase, mitochondrial isoform X1: MASALISRSSRRFLKPCSSSVSLYPAIFNPVISSQQSASQNPSQNPPFKLPQLQSFNFEFRKTTGSLSSFHLVAHVSTWPSKENKNHQSGGNVSSSWVELYLPRKVQPYARLARLDKPIGTWLLLWPCMWSITLAATPGHLPDFKMLALFGCGALLLRGAGCTINDLLDRDIDTMVERTKLRPVASGLLTPFQGLCFLGFQLLLGLGILLQLNNYSRVLGASSLLLVFSYPLMKRFTFWPQAFLGLTFNWGALLGWAAIKGSLDPSIVLPLYASGVFWTLVYDTIYAHQDKEDDLKVGVKSTALRFGDSTKEWITGFGIACLGGLAVSGFNAEIGWPYYASLAVASGHLGWQIWTVDLSSRADCNRKFVSNKWFGAIIFGGILAGRLSS; encoded by the exons ATGGCATCGGCTTTGATCTCGCGTTCTTCGCGTAGGTTTCTCAAACCTTGTTCTTCTTCGGTATCTCTTTACCCTGCCATCTTCAATCCtgtgatttcttctcaacaATCGGCAAGCCAAAACCCCTCTCAAAATCCCCCATTCAAGCTACCCCAGCTCCaaagtttcaattttgagtTCCGTAAAACTACTGGGTCTCTCTCAAGTTTCCACCTTGTTGCGCACGTGTCCACGTGGCCTTCCAAGGAGAACAAGAACCACCAAAGTGGTGGTAATGTGAGTAGTAGTTGGGTTGAATTGTACTTGCCTAGGAAGGTTCAGCCCTATGCTCGCCTTGCTCGCCTTGATAAGCCAATTGGGACATGGTTGCTTCTATGGCCTTGTATGTG GTCAATTACCCTGGCTGCTACCCCAGGTCACCTTCCTGATTTTAAAATGTTGGCTCTGTTTGGATGTGGGGCTTTGCTTTTAAGAGGTGCCGGATGTACTATTAATGATCTCCTTGATCGGGATATTGATACAATG GTAGAACGGACAAAGTTGAGACCTGTGGCAAGTGGTCTTTTGACACCATTTCAAGGactttgttttcttggttttcAATTACTTTTGGGTCTTGGGATTCTTCTACAACTGAATAATTATAG CCGTGTTTTGGGTGCCTCATCCTTGTTGCTTGTCTTCTCCTATCCCCTCATGAAGAGGTTTACATTTTGG CCTCAAGCCTTTCTTGGGTTGACCTTTAACTGGGGGGCTTTGTTAGGATGGGCAGCAATTAAAGGAAGTCTGGATCCATCTATTGTGCTGCCACTCTATGCCTCTGGAGTATTTTGGACTCTTGTGTATGATACTATCTACGCACATCAG GACAAAGAAGATGACCTGAAAGTGGGAGTTAAATCAACAGCTTTGCGCTTTGGTGATTCAACAAAGGAGTGGATTACGGGGTTTGGGATTGCATGCCTTGGTGGTCTTGCTGTTAGTGGATTTAATGCTGAAATAG GCTGGCCATATTATGCATCTCTGGCAGTTGCATCTGGACACTTGGGCTGGCAAATATGGACAGTTGACCTTTCTTCACGCGCTGACTGCAATAGGAA ATTTGTTTCAAATAAGTGGTTTGGAGCTATCATATTTGGTGGAATTCTGGCTGGAAGACTTTCATCCTAG
- the LOC114394608 gene encoding 4-hydroxybenzoate polyprenyltransferase, mitochondrial isoform X5 translates to MASALISRSSRRFLKPCSSSVSLYPAIFNPVISSQQSASQNPSQNPPFKLPQLQSFNFEFRKTTGSLSSFHLVAHVSTWPSKENKNHQSGGNVSSSWVELYLPRKVQPYARLARLDKPIGTWLLLWPCMWSITLAATPGHLPDFKMLALFGCGALLLRGAGCTINDLLDRDIDTMVERTKLRPVASGLLTPFQGLCFLGFQLLLGLGILLQLNNYSRVLGASSLLLVFSYPLMKRFTFWPQAFLGLTFNWGALLGWAAIKGSLDPSIVLPLYASGVFWTLVYDTIYAHQDKEDDLKVGVKSTALRFGDSTKEWITGFGIACLGGLAVSGFNAEIDLFQISGLELSYLVEFWLEDFHPSDQFIIH, encoded by the exons ATGGCATCGGCTTTGATCTCGCGTTCTTCGCGTAGGTTTCTCAAACCTTGTTCTTCTTCGGTATCTCTTTACCCTGCCATCTTCAATCCtgtgatttcttctcaacaATCGGCAAGCCAAAACCCCTCTCAAAATCCCCCATTCAAGCTACCCCAGCTCCaaagtttcaattttgagtTCCGTAAAACTACTGGGTCTCTCTCAAGTTTCCACCTTGTTGCGCACGTGTCCACGTGGCCTTCCAAGGAGAACAAGAACCACCAAAGTGGTGGTAATGTGAGTAGTAGTTGGGTTGAATTGTACTTGCCTAGGAAGGTTCAGCCCTATGCTCGCCTTGCTCGCCTTGATAAGCCAATTGGGACATGGTTGCTTCTATGGCCTTGTATGTG GTCAATTACCCTGGCTGCTACCCCAGGTCACCTTCCTGATTTTAAAATGTTGGCTCTGTTTGGATGTGGGGCTTTGCTTTTAAGAGGTGCCGGATGTACTATTAATGATCTCCTTGATCGGGATATTGATACAATG GTAGAACGGACAAAGTTGAGACCTGTGGCAAGTGGTCTTTTGACACCATTTCAAGGactttgttttcttggttttcAATTACTTTTGGGTCTTGGGATTCTTCTACAACTGAATAATTATAG CCGTGTTTTGGGTGCCTCATCCTTGTTGCTTGTCTTCTCCTATCCCCTCATGAAGAGGTTTACATTTTGG CCTCAAGCCTTTCTTGGGTTGACCTTTAACTGGGGGGCTTTGTTAGGATGGGCAGCAATTAAAGGAAGTCTGGATCCATCTATTGTGCTGCCACTCTATGCCTCTGGAGTATTTTGGACTCTTGTGTATGATACTATCTACGCACATCAG GACAAAGAAGATGACCTGAAAGTGGGAGTTAAATCAACAGCTTTGCGCTTTGGTGATTCAACAAAGGAGTGGATTACGGGGTTTGGGATTGCATGCCTTGGTGGTCTTGCTGTTAGTGGATTTAATGCTGAAATAG ATTTGTTTCAAATAAGTGGTTTGGAGCTATCATATTTGGTGGAATTCTGGCTGGAAGACTTTCATCCTAGCG aTCAATTCATTATCCATTAG
- the LOC114394608 gene encoding 4-hydroxybenzoate polyprenyltransferase, mitochondrial isoform X3: MASALISRSSRRFLKPCSSSVSLYPAIFNPVISSQQSASQNPSQNPPFKLPQLQSFNFEFRKTTGSLSSFHLVAHVSTWPSKENKNHQSGGNVSSSWVELYLPRKVQPYARLARLDKPIGTWLLLWPCMWSITLAATPGHLPDFKMLALFGCGALLLRGAGCTINDLLDRDIDTMVERTKLRPVASGLLTPFQGLCFLGFQLLLGLGILLQLNNYSRVLGASSLLLVFSYPLMKRFTFWPQAFLGLTFNWGALLGWAAIKGSLDPSIVLPLYASGVFWTLVYDTIYAHQDKEDDLKVGVKSTALRFGDSTKEWITGFGIACLGGLAVSGFNAEIDLFQISGLELSYLVEFWLEDFHPSGPSGYHPAY, from the exons ATGGCATCGGCTTTGATCTCGCGTTCTTCGCGTAGGTTTCTCAAACCTTGTTCTTCTTCGGTATCTCTTTACCCTGCCATCTTCAATCCtgtgatttcttctcaacaATCGGCAAGCCAAAACCCCTCTCAAAATCCCCCATTCAAGCTACCCCAGCTCCaaagtttcaattttgagtTCCGTAAAACTACTGGGTCTCTCTCAAGTTTCCACCTTGTTGCGCACGTGTCCACGTGGCCTTCCAAGGAGAACAAGAACCACCAAAGTGGTGGTAATGTGAGTAGTAGTTGGGTTGAATTGTACTTGCCTAGGAAGGTTCAGCCCTATGCTCGCCTTGCTCGCCTTGATAAGCCAATTGGGACATGGTTGCTTCTATGGCCTTGTATGTG GTCAATTACCCTGGCTGCTACCCCAGGTCACCTTCCTGATTTTAAAATGTTGGCTCTGTTTGGATGTGGGGCTTTGCTTTTAAGAGGTGCCGGATGTACTATTAATGATCTCCTTGATCGGGATATTGATACAATG GTAGAACGGACAAAGTTGAGACCTGTGGCAAGTGGTCTTTTGACACCATTTCAAGGactttgttttcttggttttcAATTACTTTTGGGTCTTGGGATTCTTCTACAACTGAATAATTATAG CCGTGTTTTGGGTGCCTCATCCTTGTTGCTTGTCTTCTCCTATCCCCTCATGAAGAGGTTTACATTTTGG CCTCAAGCCTTTCTTGGGTTGACCTTTAACTGGGGGGCTTTGTTAGGATGGGCAGCAATTAAAGGAAGTCTGGATCCATCTATTGTGCTGCCACTCTATGCCTCTGGAGTATTTTGGACTCTTGTGTATGATACTATCTACGCACATCAG GACAAAGAAGATGACCTGAAAGTGGGAGTTAAATCAACAGCTTTGCGCTTTGGTGATTCAACAAAGGAGTGGATTACGGGGTTTGGGATTGCATGCCTTGGTGGTCTTGCTGTTAGTGGATTTAATGCTGAAATAG ATTTGTTTCAAATAAGTGGTTTGGAGCTATCATATTTGGTGGAATTCTGGCTGGAAGACTTTCATCCTAGCG GCCCCTCAGGATATCATCCAGCGTATTAA